A window of the Schlesneria paludicola DSM 18645 genome harbors these coding sequences:
- a CDS encoding chemotaxis protein CheA produces the protein MDLLDDIVKEFLIESYENLDRLDQDLMALEEVPDDRNRLSSVFRAIHTIKGTSGFLAFNKLEHVTHVGESLLVMLRDGKIRLNNVIANGLLAMVDAVRKIMASIESGQGEGDTDYTELVATLEHLQVTGGLEAPPAEAETPMEIQRATQVLEMIAQQVETMSDAELAPAASKQDATPAKKARATTRRRKKSAKQDDVATNTAVMEMPATSARAFEAIPALHETHGSSATTQRPSILSEADVHVTNEGVHHDLNHDTVARSIPSNEGDGLEKGQPSSVSDSTIRIDVTLLDRLMNLVGELVLARNQILQYSRSTEDASLIAASQRLNLITTELQEGVMKTRMQPIQNVWAKLPRVVRDLSMTCKKKVQVKMEGADTELDKTILEAIRDPLTHIVRNSVDHGIESPEVREAKGKPAEGTLLLRAFHEGGQVNIEISDDGGGINLARVKEKGIGQGLITAEQAAAMSDRELMNLILLPGFSTAAAVTNVSGRGVGMDVVKTNVEKIGGTLDIHSDFGEGTTLRIKIPLTLAIVPALMVTADKERYAIPQNSLVELVRLEGDRARKDIEHIHDAPVYRLRGNLLPLLYLDEQLQLRPARSGVELSQESVVNIVVLNAEDRQFGLVVDEINDTEEIVVKPLGPHLKEITSYAGVTIMGDGTVSLILDVLGIAKRANIVTASRDRHKSQATAKEPTADSLKHTLLLLGLGETQRMAIPLSLVSRLEELPTRSIEWADGKQVVQYSGQIMPLIHLGESLMIGHTSDPTLENLQVVVYSENGRSVGLVVDRILDIVETTLTIQQTGKRPGVLGSSVIQNRVTDVLDIHNLILASDQDFFTPPPTTLAI, from the coding sequence ATGGATCTGCTTGATGACATTGTCAAAGAGTTTCTCATCGAGAGCTACGAGAACCTCGATCGTCTCGATCAAGATCTCATGGCATTGGAAGAAGTGCCCGACGATCGCAACCGCTTGAGCAGTGTTTTTCGGGCGATCCACACGATTAAAGGGACGTCCGGATTCCTGGCATTTAACAAGCTTGAGCATGTCACGCATGTGGGTGAAAGCCTGCTCGTGATGCTGCGCGACGGGAAAATACGGCTGAATAATGTGATTGCCAATGGTCTGCTGGCGATGGTCGACGCAGTGCGAAAGATCATGGCGAGCATCGAGTCGGGTCAGGGTGAGGGTGACACAGACTATACGGAGTTGGTCGCAACTCTTGAGCATCTGCAGGTGACGGGTGGCCTTGAGGCCCCCCCCGCCGAAGCGGAGACGCCAATGGAAATCCAGCGTGCCACGCAGGTCCTGGAGATGATCGCGCAGCAAGTCGAGACAATGTCAGACGCGGAGTTGGCCCCCGCGGCGTCGAAGCAGGACGCGACCCCCGCAAAGAAAGCTCGAGCCACAACGCGCCGCCGGAAGAAATCCGCCAAACAGGATGACGTTGCGACCAATACAGCTGTCATGGAAATGCCCGCAACTTCCGCCCGCGCCTTCGAAGCAATTCCGGCACTGCACGAAACCCATGGCTCCAGTGCAACGACACAACGTCCCTCGATCCTTTCCGAGGCCGATGTCCATGTGACGAACGAGGGAGTTCATCACGATTTAAACCACGACACTGTCGCGAGAAGCATCCCTTCAAATGAGGGAGATGGACTTGAAAAAGGCCAACCGTCGTCGGTGAGTGACTCCACAATTCGCATCGACGTGACGTTGCTGGATCGCCTGATGAATCTGGTCGGTGAACTGGTCCTGGCACGCAATCAGATCCTGCAATACAGCCGATCGACGGAGGATGCATCGCTGATTGCCGCTTCTCAGCGGTTGAACCTGATCACGACAGAGCTACAAGAAGGCGTTATGAAGACGCGGATGCAACCGATCCAGAACGTGTGGGCCAAGCTGCCGCGCGTTGTCCGCGATCTCTCGATGACCTGCAAGAAAAAAGTCCAGGTCAAGATGGAAGGTGCGGACACCGAACTCGATAAGACGATTTTGGAGGCGATCCGCGATCCACTGACCCACATCGTTCGCAATTCTGTCGATCATGGAATCGAGTCACCTGAAGTTCGCGAAGCGAAAGGGAAACCGGCAGAAGGAACTCTGTTGTTACGGGCGTTCCATGAAGGCGGCCAGGTGAACATCGAAATCAGTGACGACGGCGGCGGGATCAATCTCGCTCGCGTGAAAGAGAAGGGAATCGGCCAAGGCCTGATTACCGCCGAACAGGCGGCGGCGATGTCCGATCGAGAATTGATGAATCTGATTCTGCTACCGGGCTTTTCGACGGCCGCCGCGGTCACGAACGTGTCAGGCCGCGGGGTTGGAATGGACGTCGTCAAAACCAACGTCGAAAAAATCGGTGGTACGTTGGACATCCACAGCGACTTCGGCGAGGGAACAACGCTGCGAATCAAGATTCCACTGACACTGGCGATCGTCCCGGCACTGATGGTCACAGCCGACAAAGAGCGTTACGCAATTCCGCAAAACAGTCTGGTGGAGCTAGTTCGCCTTGAGGGCGATCGTGCCCGCAAAGATATCGAACATATCCACGACGCACCGGTTTATCGGTTACGCGGCAATCTTCTTCCACTGCTGTATTTAGACGAACAACTGCAATTGCGGCCAGCGCGATCCGGTGTTGAATTGAGCCAGGAATCGGTGGTCAACATCGTCGTGCTGAATGCAGAAGATCGTCAGTTCGGCCTGGTTGTCGACGAGATCAATGACACCGAGGAAATCGTCGTCAAACCACTTGGCCCCCACTTGAAAGAGATCACGTCTTATGCTGGCGTCACGATCATGGGAGATGGAACAGTCTCGTTGATTCTGGATGTCCTGGGGATTGCCAAACGCGCCAATATCGTCACCGCGTCACGTGATCGCCATAAGAGCCAGGCAACTGCAAAAGAACCGACAGCAGACAGCCTGAAACACACGTTGCTGTTGCTGGGACTCGGAGAGACACAACGCATGGCGATTCCCTTGTCGCTGGTGTCGCGTCTGGAAGAACTTCCGACTCGTTCGATCGAATGGGCCGACGGAAAGCAGGTGGTACAGTACAGCGGTCAGATCATGCCGCTGATCCATCTGGGCGAATCGCTCATGATCGGCCACACGAGCGATCCGACGCTCGAGAACCTGCAGGTCGTGGTCTATTCCGAAAATGGCCGAAGCGTCGGTCTTGTTGTCGACCGGATTCTCGATATCGTCGAAACAACGCTCACAATCCAACAAACAGGAAAGCGACCGGGAGTTCTGGGGTCATCCGTCATCCAGAACCGAGTGACAGATGTGTTAGATATTCACAATCTCATCCTCGCATCCGATCAAGACTTCTTCACACCGCCTCCGACGACGTTGGCCATTTAA
- a CDS encoding chemotaxis protein CheW, protein MSTDCQLCTFYLDDLYFGVDVQKVQEVIRYQEMTRVPLAPPVVRGLINLRGQIVTAIDMRRRLDLPLLPADRLPMNVVIRTDSGPLSLLVDEIGDVLEVNSDEFEQPPENLRGVVRELIRGTYKLKGRLLLNLDCDRAVNLTANENN, encoded by the coding sequence ATGTCCACAGACTGTCAGCTTTGTACATTCTATTTAGACGACCTGTATTTTGGCGTCGACGTCCAAAAGGTTCAGGAAGTCATTCGCTATCAGGAAATGACGCGTGTTCCACTGGCCCCTCCCGTCGTTCGCGGTTTGATCAATCTGCGGGGACAAATCGTCACAGCGATTGATATGCGTCGACGGTTGGATCTGCCACTTCTGCCCGCAGATCGGTTGCCGATGAATGTCGTCATCCGCACTGACAGTGGGCCGCTGAGCCTGTTGGTTGACGAGATCGGTGACGTTCTGGAAGTGAATAGCGACGAATTTGAACAACCCCCCGAGAATTTGCGCGGTGTCGTTCGGGAATTAATCCGCGGCACCTACAAGTTGAAAGGGCGTTTGCTGTTGAATCTCGACTGTGACCGCGCGGTCAATCTGACTGCTAACGAGAACAACTGA
- a CDS encoding protein-glutamate methylesterase/protein-glutamine glutaminase: MSKIRVLIVDDAVVVRRIVSDVLSADPEIEVVGTAANGKLGLAKIELLKPDLVTMDIEMPEMDGLETLAALRKINRRLPVIMFSTLTQRGAATTLEALTLGANDYVTKPANVGSVAAAQQSLRDQLVPKIKALVNRFRPGPLAAKLPVKPHAPLVMRPLSKVEIVAIGVSTGGPNALCEVLLKIPANFPVPIVIVQHMPPMFTRLLAERLDKQSLIGVHEAEIGTRLQAGHAYLAPGDFHMIVKRDGTDVVLALHQGPPENSCRPAVDVLFRSVVEVYKASTLGVIMTGMGQDGLHGCEAIRAANGQILAQDEETSVVWGMPGFVARAGLADNILPLGEITAGITSRVMKGRMGATSNELLTAN; encoded by the coding sequence ATGAGTAAGATTCGTGTCCTGATCGTCGACGACGCCGTTGTCGTCCGCCGGATTGTCTCGGACGTTTTGTCTGCCGATCCTGAAATTGAAGTTGTCGGGACCGCAGCCAATGGCAAACTCGGTCTCGCGAAAATCGAGTTGCTAAAGCCCGATCTCGTCACAATGGATATTGAAATGCCCGAAATGGACGGGCTGGAAACACTCGCCGCACTTCGCAAAATCAACCGACGCCTCCCGGTCATCATGTTCAGTACGCTGACGCAGCGCGGAGCTGCGACGACCCTGGAGGCTCTGACACTTGGCGCAAACGACTATGTGACCAAACCGGCAAATGTCGGCAGTGTGGCCGCTGCGCAACAGTCATTGCGGGATCAACTGGTCCCGAAGATTAAAGCCTTGGTCAACAGATTCAGACCTGGTCCTCTCGCCGCGAAGCTGCCTGTCAAACCCCACGCCCCCTTGGTCATGCGGCCACTCAGCAAGGTCGAAATCGTCGCCATCGGTGTCTCCACCGGAGGTCCGAATGCCCTGTGTGAGGTATTGCTAAAGATTCCCGCCAATTTTCCGGTTCCCATCGTCATTGTGCAGCACATGCCGCCCATGTTTACGCGACTGCTTGCCGAACGGCTGGACAAGCAATCGCTCATCGGCGTTCATGAGGCCGAGATTGGCACTCGACTTCAAGCTGGCCATGCCTATCTCGCCCCGGGTGACTTTCACATGATCGTCAAGCGTGATGGAACCGACGTCGTTCTGGCACTCCACCAGGGTCCCCCAGAGAATTCCTGCCGCCCCGCGGTGGATGTCTTATTTCGATCCGTTGTCGAGGTTTACAAGGCATCCACTCTCGGCGTGATAATGACCGGCATGGGTCAGGATGGACTTCACGGATGCGAGGCAATTCGCGCCGCAAATGGACAGATTCTGGCCCAGGACGAAGAGACCAGCGTCGTATGGGGCATGCCTGGTTTCGTTGCACGCGCCGGGCTGGCCGACAACATTCTGCCACTGGGCGAGATTACCGCTGGAATCACATCTCGAGTCATGAAAGGCCGCATGGGAGCCACATCGAATGAATTGCTCACCGCCAATTAA
- a CDS encoding response regulator: MNALIVDDSRAMRRILRQIVEPLGFQISESGNGIEGLKSLTDRPDTELVLVDWNMPEMNGFEFVKAVRANPAYERIKLVMVTTETEPSKMARALIAGVDEFLMKPFTPEMLLEKLQLIGVSAPLST; the protein is encoded by the coding sequence ATGAACGCACTGATTGTGGATGACTCGCGTGCAATGCGACGAATTCTGCGTCAGATTGTCGAGCCGCTCGGCTTTCAGATCAGCGAGTCGGGAAACGGCATCGAAGGCTTGAAAAGCCTGACCGATCGACCTGATACCGAACTGGTTCTGGTTGACTGGAATATGCCGGAGATGAATGGATTCGAATTCGTCAAAGCGGTCCGCGCCAATCCGGCCTACGAACGAATTAAGCTGGTCATGGTGACGACCGAGACGGAACCCTCGAAGATGGCTCGCGCCTTGATTGCGGGTGTTGACGAGTTCCTGATGAAACCATTCACTCCCGAAATGTTGCTTGAAAAACTGCAGTTGATCGGCGTCTCTGCACCGCTTTCCACGTAA
- a CDS encoding chemotaxis protein CheX — MLFDEQNLQQITVDVCQSMLGLDLFPISPDIDSARQLVASVEILGDQHTIVEVFAHDHLMARIAEVMFDSERGSLSEDDVRDAFCEIANMIGGNVKGCIGEEASLSLPSFGSADGWPEKLPQGSLRTTFECCGYPLSIVLREVATTSQDVEQSATV, encoded by the coding sequence ATGCTTTTTGACGAACAGAACCTGCAGCAGATCACCGTCGACGTTTGCCAATCAATGCTGGGACTCGACCTGTTTCCCATTAGTCCAGACATCGATTCGGCTCGGCAACTGGTCGCTTCGGTCGAGATTCTCGGTGACCAGCACACGATTGTCGAAGTCTTTGCACACGACCACTTGATGGCCCGCATCGCGGAAGTCATGTTCGATTCCGAACGCGGAAGTCTTTCTGAAGACGATGTCCGCGACGCGTTCTGTGAGATCGCCAATATGATCGGCGGGAACGTGAAAGGCTGCATCGGCGAGGAAGCATCGTTGTCGCTGCCAAGTTTTGGCTCGGCGGATGGCTGGCCTGAAAAGCTGCCGCAAGGAAGCCTTCGTACCACGTTTGAATGCTGCGGATACCCCCTGTCGATCGTCCTTCGCGAAGTCGCCACGACATCACAAGACGTGGAACAGTCCGCCACGGTTTAG
- a CDS encoding response regulator, with protein MKILIVDDSKAMRMIVRRSLVQAGFTNIEAIEATNGVEALEIIEQQSPDIVLSDWNMPNMKGIELLKTLRGRGRNVPLGFITSESSPETHQEALDSGASFVIVKPFTFAAIELALKPLMA; from the coding sequence ATGAAGATTCTGATTGTCGATGATAGTAAGGCGATGCGAATGATTGTTCGTCGTTCACTTGTCCAGGCGGGCTTTACGAACATTGAAGCGATTGAAGCCACCAATGGAGTCGAGGCACTGGAGATCATCGAGCAGCAATCGCCCGACATCGTCCTGTCCGACTGGAACATGCCCAACATGAAAGGGATCGAACTTCTGAAGACCCTGCGAGGCCGAGGTCGCAATGTGCCCCTGGGCTTCATCACGTCAGAGAGCAGCCCCGAAACCCATCAGGAAGCCCTCGACTCGGGCGCCTCATTTGTCATCGTCAAGCCCTTTACATTTGCCGCGATCGAACTCGCACTAAAACCACTGATGGCATAA
- a CDS encoding methyl-accepting chemotaxis protein, whose protein sequence is MSAQQSSQRAKSTAGRQTGQVAFKEPKLSAALRDQQLQDYSGQVAAINKSQAVIEFNLDGTILTANANFLSALGYSLDEIIGKHHSLFVEPVYGNSAEYKQFWRELNDGKFQHGEFKRFGKGGKEVWIQATYNPICDAKGKPFKVVKFASDVTASKLMNANFQGQIAAISKAQAVIEFNLDGTILTANENFLKALGYQFDEIKGKHHSLFLDQAYGNSAEYKQFWRDLNDGKFQSGEFKRFGKGGKEIWIQATYNPICDLNGKPVKVVKFATDITDSVQQRIINTRFAGMAENSPINIMFADRDLKIQYLNPASVNTLKKLEKHLPMPVEKMIGQNIDIFHAKPSYQRNLLADARNLPRQAIIDVGPEKLDLLVSPIHDENRNYLGAMVTWSLVTEKLRSEAIMTRSNGMMDQMPAAVFADTDLIIQYMNDAALQALRKLQQFLPVPADKLIGQSVDVVHKNPAYQRGILSDPKKLPREAQITVGNEILDLKISPVRDSKNTYLGAMVTWTFVTEKLEQERREKEMTANMHSILKRVADNSTSVAAASEELSAVSSQMNGNAEETSAQAVVVSAAAEEVSKNTQTVAMGIEEMSASIKEIAKNATEAARVATSAVAVVENTNATISKLGESSMQIGKVIKVITSIAQQTNLLALNATIEAARAGEAGKGFAVVANEVKELAKETAKATEDISQKIDAIQSDSNGAVEAIAQITSVINQINDISNSIASAVEEQTATVNEISRNVTESSRGTSEIAHNITSVAQTAQNTTEGARNSQRAAVELARMAAALQQIVSEFNTDDATTGRHAADSTKSAK, encoded by the coding sequence ATGTCAGCTCAACAATCTTCGCAGCGTGCAAAGTCGACCGCGGGCCGCCAGACTGGACAGGTTGCATTCAAGGAACCAAAGTTGAGCGCCGCGCTGCGTGATCAGCAATTGCAGGACTACTCAGGACAAGTTGCAGCAATCAACAAATCCCAAGCCGTGATCGAGTTCAATCTCGATGGAACGATCCTCACCGCAAATGCCAACTTCCTGAGCGCGCTGGGATACTCACTGGACGAGATTATCGGCAAGCACCACAGTCTGTTTGTCGAGCCGGTCTATGGCAACAGTGCTGAATACAAACAATTCTGGCGTGAACTGAATGATGGAAAATTCCAGCATGGCGAGTTCAAACGCTTTGGCAAAGGTGGCAAGGAGGTCTGGATTCAGGCCACCTACAATCCCATCTGTGACGCCAAGGGGAAACCGTTCAAGGTTGTCAAATTCGCATCGGATGTCACGGCATCGAAATTGATGAATGCCAACTTTCAAGGGCAGATCGCGGCCATCAGTAAGGCTCAAGCCGTGATCGAGTTCAATCTCGATGGAACGATCCTCACGGCGAACGAAAACTTTCTGAAGGCGTTGGGCTATCAATTCGACGAGATCAAAGGGAAACATCACAGTCTTTTCCTCGATCAGGCCTACGGCAACAGCGCGGAATACAAACAGTTCTGGCGCGATCTGAACGACGGAAAGTTCCAATCCGGCGAGTTCAAACGGTTTGGAAAGGGCGGCAAGGAAATTTGGATTCAGGCCACGTACAATCCCATCTGTGATCTGAATGGCAAGCCTGTCAAGGTTGTCAAATTCGCGACGGATATTACGGACTCAGTCCAACAGCGGATCATCAACACACGATTTGCGGGGATGGCCGAGAACTCTCCCATCAACATCATGTTCGCGGATCGCGACTTGAAGATTCAGTATTTGAATCCCGCCTCCGTAAATACACTGAAAAAGCTTGAGAAGCATCTACCGATGCCGGTCGAGAAGATGATCGGCCAGAACATCGATATCTTCCATGCCAAGCCGAGCTATCAACGGAACTTGCTGGCGGACGCCCGGAACTTACCGCGTCAAGCAATCATCGATGTGGGACCGGAAAAGCTGGATCTACTCGTCAGCCCGATTCACGACGAGAATCGCAACTACCTTGGGGCCATGGTGACGTGGTCGCTTGTCACGGAAAAACTTCGCTCCGAAGCCATCATGACCCGTTCCAACGGCATGATGGATCAAATGCCGGCAGCCGTGTTTGCCGATACCGACTTGATCATCCAATACATGAACGACGCGGCGCTTCAAGCATTGAGAAAGCTGCAGCAGTTCCTGCCAGTTCCCGCTGACAAGTTGATTGGCCAAAGTGTGGACGTTGTCCACAAGAATCCCGCCTATCAGCGTGGCATCCTGAGTGATCCCAAGAAGCTGCCCCGTGAAGCCCAAATCACCGTCGGGAATGAGATTCTCGATCTGAAAATCAGCCCGGTACGCGACTCCAAAAACACGTACCTGGGGGCAATGGTCACATGGACCTTCGTCACCGAGAAGCTCGAACAAGAGCGTCGCGAGAAAGAGATGACGGCCAACATGCACTCGATTCTGAAACGAGTGGCCGACAACTCGACGTCTGTCGCCGCCGCATCAGAAGAACTTTCGGCGGTCAGTTCGCAAATGAATGGCAACGCCGAAGAAACCTCGGCCCAAGCGGTTGTCGTGTCTGCCGCCGCAGAAGAGGTGAGCAAGAATACGCAGACGGTCGCGATGGGTATTGAAGAAATGAGCGCCAGTATCAAGGAAATCGCCAAGAACGCGACCGAAGCGGCTCGCGTTGCAACATCAGCGGTGGCGGTGGTCGAAAACACCAATGCCACGATTTCGAAGCTGGGCGAATCGAGTATGCAAATTGGAAAAGTCATCAAGGTCATCACCTCGATTGCGCAGCAAACGAATCTGCTCGCCCTGAATGCGACGATCGAAGCCGCACGTGCCGGTGAAGCCGGCAAGGGTTTCGCCGTCGTCGCCAACGAAGTGAAAGAACTCGCCAAAGAAACCGCGAAGGCGACGGAAGACATCAGTCAGAAAATTGACGCCATCCAGTCCGATAGCAATGGCGCAGTCGAGGCGATTGCCCAGATCACGTCGGTGATCAATCAGATCAACGACATTTCGAACTCGATCGCCAGTGCCGTCGAAGAACAGACAGCGACCGTCAACGAGATCAGCCGCAACGTCACGGAATCGTCTCGCGGAACGTCTGAGATCGCACACAACATTACGTCTGTGGCGCAAACCGCACAGAATACGACCGAAGGTGCTCGCAACAGTCAGCGTGCCGCAGTAGAGCTCGCCCGGATGGCCGCCGCACTGCAGCAGATTGTCAGCGAATTCAATACGGACGACGCCACGACGGGACGTCATGCAGCCGATTCGACGAAGAGCGCCAAATAG